A stretch of Eleutherodactylus coqui strain aEleCoq1 chromosome 2, aEleCoq1.hap1, whole genome shotgun sequence DNA encodes these proteins:
- the PFKFB3 gene encoding LOW QUALITY PROTEIN: 6-phosphofructo-2-kinase/fructose-2,6-bisphosphatase 3 (The sequence of the model RefSeq protein was modified relative to this genomic sequence to represent the inferred CDS: deleted 1 base in 1 codon), producing the protein MPMELMQNRIKKIWLPKDEIPEVPINVGGPQLANSPTVIVMVGLPARGKTYISKKLTRYLNWSGVPTKVFNVGEYRREVVKDFSSFDFFRVDNQEAMKVRRHCALAALADVKSYLTEEGGQIAVFDATNTTRERRAMIVEFAKENDFKVFFIESICDDPSVIASNVMDVKLSSPDYKGCSSKEALEDFMKRINCYKNMYEPLDPDSHDRDLSMIIVIDVGRRFLVNRVQDHIQSKIVYYLMNIHVQPRCIYLCRGGESESNVQGKIGGDSGLSQRGKKFSVALKKYIQDQNLKELKVWTSQLKRTIQTAEALNIPYEQWKALNELDAGVCEDKTYEEIKEQFPEEYALRAQDKYHYRYPSGESYQDLVQRLEPVIMELERQGNILVVCHQAVMRCLLSYFLDKSADEMPYLKCPLHSMLKLTPFAYGCHVETVTFSVDAVNTHVERSEDCKKGPTPLMRRNSVTPLASPEPTKKARINSFEDLGSALSGCASQEPSTVQATQGMSELEFHGQFKTCQVNK; encoded by the exons ATGCCGATGGAGCTGATGCAGAACCGGATCAAGAAGATCTGGCTGCCCAAGGATGAGATC CCCGAGGTGCCCATCAATG TAGGTGGACCCCAACTCGCTAACTCTCCTACTGTGATTGTAATGGTGGGGCTACCAGCTCGTGGGAAGACCTACATTTCCAAGAAACTGACTCGTTATCTCAACTGGAGTGGAGTTCCTACAAAAG TGTTTAATGTTGGGGAATACAGACGAGAAGTGGTGAAGGACTTCAGCTCCTTTGACTTCTTCCGTGTAGACAACCAGGAAGCCATGAAAGTCAGAAG ACATTGTGCCTTAGCTGCTCTAGCAGACGTGAAGTCTTACTTGACTGAGGAAGGTGGACAGATCGCT GTTTTTGATGCCACAAATACGACAAGAGAGAGAAGAGCAATGATTGTAGAGTTTGCCAAAGAAAATGACTTCAAG GTTTTCTTCATTGAATCTATATGTGATGATCCATCAGTTATTGCCAGCAATGTTATG GACGTTAAATTGTCCAGTCCAGACTACAAAGGTTGTTCATCAAAAGAGGCACTGGAGGACTTCATGAAAAGGATAAACTGCTATAAGAACATGTATGAGCCTCTTGATCCGGACAGTCATGACAG agATCTTTCTATGATCATCGTCATTGATGTTGGTCGAAGATTTTTGGTGAACAGAGTACAGGACCACATTCAAAGCAAGATCGTTTACTATCTCATGAATATCCATGTCCAGCCCCGCTGTATATACTTATGCAGAGGTGGGGAAAGTGAGAGCAATGTCCAGGGAAAAATTGGTGGTGATTCTGGTTTATCACAGCGGGGAAAGAAG TTTTCAGTTGCCCTGAAGAAATACATTCAGGACCAGAACCTAAAAGAGCTAAAAGTTTGGACTAGCCAGTTGAAAAGAACTATTCAAACAGCTGAAGCATTGAACATACCTTATGAGCAGTGGAAGGCTTTGAATGAGCTTGATGCG GGTGTGTGTGAAGATAAGACCTATGAAGAAATCAAAGAACAGTTTCCAGAGGAATATGCATTACGTGCTCAGGATAAATATCACTACCGCTACCCATCAGGAGAG TCCTACCAAGATTTGGTGCAGCGCCTGGAACCTGTAATTATGGAGCTGGAGAGACAAGGGAATATCCTAGTTGTTTGTCATCAGGCTGTTATGAGATGCCTCCTGTCTTATTTTTTGGATAAATCTGCAG ATGAAATGCCATATCTCAAGTGTCCGCTGCATTCAATGCTTAAATTGACTCCATTTGCATATG GGTGCCATGTAGAAACCGTCACTTTCAGCGTCGATGCCGTTAATACCCACGTGGAGAGATCAGAG GATTGTAAGAAGGGCCCTACCCCTCTGATGAGACGTAATAGCGTCACACCTCTTGCAAGTCCAGAACCAACCAAGAAAGCACGGATCAACAGTTTTGAAGATCTTGGTTCTGCCCTTTCAGGCTGCGCATCTCAAGAGCCATCTACTGTACAAGCGACACAG GGCATGAGTGAACTTGAGTTTCATGGGCAATTCAAGACCTGCCAAGTCAACAAGTGA